Proteins from one Fragaria vesca subsp. vesca linkage group LG6, FraVesHawaii_1.0, whole genome shotgun sequence genomic window:
- the LOC101294195 gene encoding GPN-loop GTPase 3-like gives MGYAQLVIGPAGSGKSTYCSSLHRHCLDNGRTLHIVNLDPAAEHFDYPVALDIRELINLDDVMEELGLGPNGGLMYCMEHLEDNLDDWLAEGLEDYLDDDYLVFDCPGQIELFSHVPMLRNFVDHLKSKSFNVCAVYLLDSQFMTDVTKFISGCMASLSAMVQLELPHVNILSKMDLVTNKKDIEDFLNPEPRVLLTELNKRMAPQFAKLNKALMELVDDYSMVSFVPLDLRKESSIRYVLAQIDTSIQFGEDADVKVKDFDPEAPEDES, from the exons ATGGGTTATGCACAGCTAGTTATTGGCCCTGCTGGCAGTGGCAAG TCCACTTACTGCTCCAGTTTGCACCGACACTGTTTGGATAATGGGAGGACTCTACATATTGTTAATTTGGATCCTGCTGCGGAGCATTTTGACTACCCTGTGGCTTTGG ATATCAGGGAGCTTATTAACTTGGATGATGTTATGGAGGAACTTGGACTAGGTCCCAATGGTGGACTTATGTACTGCATGGA ACACCTTGAAGATAATCTGGATGATTGGCTTGCAGAGGGATTGGAGGATTACTTGGATGATGACTACTTAGTTTTCGACTGCCCAG GCCAGATAGAACTTTTTTCTCATGTGCCTATGCTTCGGAACTTTGTGGACCATTTGAAGAGCAAGAGTTTCAACGTCTGTGCCGTATACTTGCTTGATTCACAG TTCATGACTGATGTGACCAAGTTTATCAGTGGGTGCATGGCATCTCTTTCTGCTATGGTTCAACTTGAATTACCACATGTTAATATTCTCTCCAAAATGGATCTTGTGACGAACAAAAAGGATATTGAAGA TTTCTTGAATCCGGAGCCCCGAGTTTTGTTGACAGAGTTGAACAAACGCATGGCTCCTCAGTTTGCAAAGCTTAACAAGGCCTTGATGGAACTG GTTGATGATTATAGCATGGTGAGTTTTGTGCCACTTGACTTGAGGAAGGAGAGCAG CATAAGATATGTTTTGGCTCAAATTGATACCTCGATTCAGTTTGGAGAAGATGCCGATGTGAAGGTTAAGGATTTTGATCCAGAAGCTCCAGAAGATGAAAGCTGA